Genomic window (Sediminispirochaeta smaragdinae DSM 11293):
GATGGCTATCCTCCATTTATCTGGAAGTAAGGGGTTCAAAAATGCGTGTTGTAGTAAGCTATGATGTAAGGACTGATACCTCAGAAGGCCGTAGGCGGCTAAGAAGAATTGCAAAGCTATGTGAAAGCAATGGTGTAAGAGTTCAGTATTCTGTTTTTGAATGTCAGGTCGATTCGGCAGAGTGGGTCAAAATGAAAGATAAAATTGTTAAAATTATTAATGAAGATGAAGATAGCGTAAGAGTTTATTTTCTTGGAAGCAATTGGCAACGAAAGATCTCTC
Coding sequences:
- the cas2 gene encoding CRISPR-associated endonuclease Cas2; protein product: MRVVVSYDVRTDTSEGRRRLRRIAKLCESNGVRVQYSVFECQVDSAEWVKMKDKIVKIINEDEDSVRVYFLGSNWQRKISHIGLKKHFDVVDDTLIL